The Halichoerus grypus chromosome 14, mHalGry1.hap1.1, whole genome shotgun sequence genome contains a region encoding:
- the CAMSAP1 gene encoding calmodulin-regulated spectrin-associated protein 1 isoform X7, translating to MIPASKGMQTSEVNLKMREITEKEVKLKQQLLESPAHQKSPSKWYWKLVPVRYRREHLSARQPPYFPLLEDLMRDGSDGAALLAVVHYYCPEQMKLDDICLKEVTSMADSLYNIRLLREFSNEYLNRCFYLTLEDMLYAPLVLKPNVMVFIAELFWWFENVKPDFVQPRDVQELKDAKTVSHNKSSRPPVPISNATKRSFLGSPAAASPADMQPPAPPPAEGGHRHRLHDEPEHLGKGASAFSQSHPLLPLRQRQQKAVQGEGPPDQRHRSNSLTRVDAQPRGAAAWPDKKNRPVSQPAPFAPHHAVSCDLDPGSGDSVSLARSISKDSLASNIVNLTPQNQPQPAALKADGKSLLNNVDIEDEDEELVAIIRTDVAPHGGDRGLLTSARSPQRLADTLEGQPDSFFLEPLMPAVLRPAKEKQAIAKEEECGEGRPRSFTSKRPSEGHQPVVRKRAPSSHGGRDLSRTFTPISCPELPVAMDPAPTGPGPQVAGDARGGLLASGGFDLLPQAQSADGFFLHEDPEGRFCVSHARSPGAHDPEPWVVPRQDSDSDVADLEEAEQDFVGEEHPVVMARYVGEEESAKLQEDMQVKEHEDKDDASGRSSPCLSTVSQISSVSMASGSVKMTSFAERKFQRLNSCETKSSTSSSQKTTPDASESCPAPLTTWKQRREQSPSRQSREHASLLASELAQLHMQLEEKRRAIEAQKKKMEALSARQRLKLGKAAFLHVVKKGKADGAPQPRKPDHLAGEYAQHNGEDFDGGVSKTEEFLLKEEGREGALPSPDVDAESLLLLQHKAKAPAALPELEKSRALSAALLEGAGEAVDVSECDLSIEKLNETISTLQQAILRISQQQEQLLMKPPAAPAPGTTQNAQDQKVRAAIHFVEPLSPPGTTSHRKPPRLGQGRNSRSGRPAELKVPKDRQQASSRSKTPTPSIETLPHLRSFPPRTPSDPGWDSVAEPGNDPHDKCFFDSYRLHDESNQRTFVLSSSKDANILSEQMSLKEVLDSSVKEAALGSPAVSGKESVPVDEPPRSKASLIEVDLSDLKAPDEDGETEGPQSSVELTSEGDQKPGVGFFFKDEQKAEDELAKKRAAFLLKQQRKAEEARLRKQQLEAEVELKRDEARRKAEEDRIRKEEEKARRELIKQEYLRRKQQQILEEQGLGKPRAKPKKPRPKSVHREESASDSGTKCSSTPADPLSRAQSGSSLSLASAATTEPESVHSGGTPSQRVESLEALPTLSRNASRSTDRDWETASAASSLASVAEYTGPKLFKEPSSKSNKPIIHNAISHCCLAGKVNEPHKNSILEELEKCDANHYIILFRDAGCQFRALYCYYPDSEEIYKLTGTGPKSITKKMIDKLYKYSSDRKQFNLIPAKTMSVSVDALTIHNHLWQPKRPAVPKKTQPRK from the exons ATGATCCCTGCATCTAAGGGAATGCAAACAAGCGAG gTAAATCTTAAAATGAGAGAGATAACAGAGAAAGAAGTTAAGTTAAAACAGCAGTTATTGGAAAGTCCAGCTCATCAAAAG TCCCCCTCCAAGTGGTACTGGAAGTTAGTGCCC GTGCGCTATCGCCGAGAGCACCTGTCCGCGAGGCAGCCGCCCTACTTCCCGCTGTTGGAGGACCTGATGCGGGACGGCAGTGACGGGGCCGCGCTCTTGGCCGTGGTCCACTACTACTGCCCAGAGCAGATGAAGCTGGATG acaTATGCTTGAAGGAGGTCACGTCGATGGCCGACAGCCTGTACAACATCCGGCTTCTGAGAGAGTTCTCAAACGAGTACCTGAACAGATGTTTCTATCTCACCTTAGAGGACATGCTCTATGCTCCCTTAGTGTTGAAG CCGAACGTTATGGTTTTTATTGCCGAGCTCTTCTGGTGGTTTGAGAACGTCAAACCGGATTTCGTTCAGCCCAGGGACGTTCAGGAACTGAAAGATG CTAAAACAGTGTCACATAACAAGAGCAGCCGGCCCCCCGTTCCTATCTCCAACGCCACCAAGCGCAGCTTCCTGGGCAGCCCTGCGGCGGCGAGCCCGGCCGACATGCAGCCTCCCGCTCCGCCGCCGGCCGAGGGCGGCCACAGACACCGTCTGCACGACGAGCCTGAGCACCT GGGGAAGGGGGCCTCTGCCTTTAGCCAGTCACATCCTTTACTGCCCCTGAGACAGAGACAGCAGAAGGCCGTGCAGGGGGAGGGCCCTCCTG ATCAGAGACACCGGTCCAATTCTTTAACCCGAGTTGATGCCCAGCCACGAGGTGCAGCAGCGTGGCCGGATAAAAAGAACAG GCCTGTGTCTCAGCCGGCACCCTTCGCTCCCCACCATGCTGTCAGCTGTGATCTGGACCCTGGCTCCGGTGACAGTGTCAGCCTGGCCCGCTCCATCAGCAAGGATAGCTTGGCCTCCAATATCGTTAACCTGACTCCGCAGAACCAGCCACAGCCCGCAGCGCTGAAGGCCGATGGGAAGAGCCTTCTGAACAATGTTGATATTGAGGATGAGGACGAAGAGCTTGTGGCCATCATTAGAACGGATGTGGCTCCCCATGGCGGTGACCGGGGCCTGCTGACGAGTGCCAGGTCCCCCCAGAGACTGGCAGACACCCTAGAAGGTCAGCCTGACAGCTTCTTCTTGGAGCCGCTGATGCCAGCAGTGCTCAGGCCGGCCAAGGAGAAGCAGGCGATTGCCAAGGAGGAGGAGTGTGGAGAGGGGCGGCCGCGGAGCTTCACATCCAAGAGGCCCAGTGAGGGCCACCAGCCCGTGGTGCGCAAGAGGGCGCCCAGCAGTCACGGTGGTCGTGACTTGAGTAGGACTTTCACCCCGATCTCCTGTCCAGAACTTCCCGTGGCCATGGATCCCGCACCCACGGGGCCGGGGCCGCAGGTGGCAGGGGACGCCCGCGGTGGGCTTCTGGCCAGTGGTGGCTTTGATCTGTTACCTCAGGCGCAGTCTGCCGACGGCTTCTTTCTTCACGAGGACCCCGAGGGCAGGTTTTGCGTCAGCCATGCCAGGAGCCCCGGCGCCCACGACCCAGAGCCGTGGGTTGTCCCGAGGCAGGACTCGGACTCCGACGTCGCAGACCTGGAGGAAGCCGAGCAGGATTTCGTGGGCGAGGAGCACCCTGTGGTGATGGCCAGGTACGTCGGCGAGGAGGAGTCGGCGAAGCTGCAGGAGGACATGCAGGTGAAGGAGCACGAGGACAAGGACGACGCCAGCGGCCGCTCGAGCCCATGTCTGAGCACCGTGTCGCAGATCAGCAGCGTCTCCATGGCTAGCGGCAGCGTGAAGATGACCAGCTTCGCGGAGCGGAAGTTCCAGAGGCTCAACAGCTGCGAGACCAAGTCCAGCACCAGCAGCTCGCAGAAGACCACGCCCGACGCCTCGGAGAGCTGCCCGGCCCCGCTGACGACGTGGAagcagaggagggagcagagcccgagccggcagagcagggagcacgcCAGCCTGCTGGCCTCCGAGCTCGCACAGCTGCACATGCAGCTGGAGGAGAAGCGCCGGGCCATCGAAGCGCAGAAGAAGAAGATGGAGGCTCTGTCGGCCCGGCAGCGGCTGAAGCTGGGCAAGGCCGCCTTCCTGCACGTGGTCAAGAAGGGGAAGGCCGACGGCGCCCCCCAGCCGCGGAAGCCGGACCACTTGGCGGGAGAATACGCTCAGCACAACGGAGAGGACTTTGATGGCGGGGTTTCCAAAACGGAGGAGTTTCTCCTGAAGGAGGAGGGGCGGGAGGGCGCGCTGCCATCTCCAGATGTGgacgcggagagcctgcttctcctgcagcATAAAGCGAAAGCCCCCGCCGCGCTGCCCGAGCTGGAGAAGAGCAGAGCGCTCTCCGCCGCCCTGCTGGAGGGTGCCGGCGAGGCGGTGGACGTGAGCGAGTGTGACCTGTCCATCGAGAAGCTGAACGAGACCATCAGCACACTGCAGCAGGCCATCCTGCGGATCTcgcagcagcaggagcagctgcTCATGAAGCCCCCCGCAGCCCCGGCCCCGGGCACGACGCAGAACGCCCAGGACCAGAAGGTCAGGGCGGCCATCCACTTCGTGGAGCCGCTCTCCCCACCCGGGACGACCAGTCACCGCAAGCCGCCTCGTCTCGGGCAGGGTCGGAACTCCCGCTCGGGGAGACCAGCTGAGCTGAAAGTGCCGAAGGACAGACAGCAGGCTTCCTCCCGAAGCAAGACCCCGACGCCTAGTATAGAGACCCTCCCTCACTTACGGTCCTTCCCCCCTCGGACCCCCTCCGACCCGGGCTGGGACAGTGTTGCAGAGCCTGGAAATGACCCTCATGACAAGTGCTTCTTCGACAGCTACAGGCTCCACGATGAAAGCAACCAGCGGACATTTGTCTTGTCCTCTTCCAAAGATGCGAACATCCTGTCGGAGCAGATGAGCCTCAAAGAAGTTCTGGATAGCAGTGTGAAGGAGGCGGCGCTCGGCTCCCCGGCTGTCTCCGGGAAGGAGAGCGTCCCTGTGGACGAGCCCCCGAGGAGCAAGGCCAGTCTCATCGAGGTGGACCTCTCGGACCTGAAGGCCCCCGACGAGGACGGAGAGACCGAGGGCCCCCAGAGCTCGGTGGAGCTCACCAGCGAAGGCGATCAGAAGCCGGGGGTCGGCTTCTTCTTCAAG GATGAGCAGAAGGCGGAGGACGAGCTTGCCAAGAAGCGGGCGGCCTTCCTCCTGAAGCAGCAGCGCAAGGCCGAGGAGGCGCGCCTGAGGAAGCAACAGCTGGAGGCCGAGGTGGAGCTCAAGAGAGACGAGGCCCG GCGCAAGGCCGAGGAGGACCGGATccggaaggaggaggagaaggcgcGACGGGAGCTCATCAAGCAGGAGTACCTGCGCAGGAAGCAGCAGCAGATCTtggaggagcaggggctggggaagccGAGAGCCAAGCCCAAGAAGCCGCGGCCCAAGTCCGTCCATAGAGAGGAGTCGGCCAGCGATTCGGGGACCAAGTGCTCCTCGACCC CAGCCGACCCCCTGAGCCGGGCCCAGTCGGGCTCCAGCCTGTCCCTGGCCTCCGCGGCGACCACCGAGCCCGAGAGCGTGCACTCGGGGGGCACGCCTTCCCAGCG AGTTGAGTCCCTGGAAGCCTTGCCCACACTGAGCCGCAACGCCAGCCGGAGCACGGACAGAGACTGGGAGACGGCGTCCGCAGCGTCCTCTCTCGCCTCCGTGGCCGAGTACACAG GTCCCAAGCTCTTCAAGGAGCCCAGTAGCAAGTCGAACAAACCGATTATTCACAATGCTATTTCTCACTGCTGTCTGGCCGGAAAAGTGAATGAACCTCACAAGAATTCAATATTAGAG
- the CAMSAP1 gene encoding calmodulin-regulated spectrin-associated protein 1 isoform X6, which translates to MSSRDHMESIYSCIRVNLKMREITEKEVKLKQQLLESPAHQKSPSKWYWKLVPVRYRREHLSARQPPYFPLLEDLMRDGSDGAALLAVVHYYCPEQMKLDDICLKEVTSMADSLYNIRLLREFSNEYLNRCFYLTLEDMLYAPLVLKPNVMVFIAELFWWFENVKPDFVQPRDVQELKDAKTVSHNKSSRPPVPISNATKRSFLGSPAAASPADMQPPAPPPAEGGHRHRLHDEPEHLGKGASAFSQSHPLLPLRQRQQKAVQGEGPPDQRHRSNSLTRVDAQPRGAAAWPDKKNRPVSQPAPFAPHHAVSCDLDPGSGDSVSLARSISKDSLASNIVNLTPQNQPQPAALKADGKSLLNNVDIEDEDEELVAIIRTDVAPHGGDRGLLTSARSPQRLADTLEGQPDSFFLEPLMPAVLRPAKEKQAIAKEEECGEGRPRSFTSKRPSEGHQPVVRKRAPSSHGGRDLSRTFTPISCPELPVAMDPAPTGPGPQVAGDARGGLLASGGFDLLPQAQSADGFFLHEDPEGRFCVSHARSPGAHDPEPWVVPRQDSDSDVADLEEAEQDFVGEEHPVVMARYVGEEESAKLQEDMQVKEHEDKDDASGRSSPCLSTVSQISSVSMASGSVKMTSFAERKFQRLNSCETKSSTSSSQKTTPDASESCPAPLTTWKQRREQSPSRQSREHASLLASELAQLHMQLEEKRRAIEAQKKKMEALSARQRLKLGKAAFLHVVKKGKADGAPQPRKPDHLAGEYAQHNGEDFDGGVSKTEEFLLKEEGREGALPSPDVDAESLLLLQHKAKAPAALPELEKSRALSAALLEGAGEAVDVSECDLSIEKLNETISTLQQAILRISQQQEQLLMKPPAAPAPGTTQNAQDQKVRAAIHFVEPLSPPGTTSHRKPPRLGQGRNSRSGRPAELKVPKDRQQASSRSKTPTPSIETLPHLRSFPPRTPSDPGWDSVAEPGNDPHDKCFFDSYRLHDESNQRTFVLSSSKDANILSEQMSLKEVLDSSVKEAALGSPAVSGKESVPVDEPPRSKASLIEVDLSDLKAPDEDGETEGPQSSVELTSEGDQKPGVGFFFKDEQKAEDELAKKRAAFLLKQQRKAEEARLRKQQLEAEVELKRDEARRKAEEDRIRKEEEKARRELIKQEYLRRKQQQILEEQGLGKPRAKPKKPRPKSVHREESASDSGTKCSSTPADPLSRAQSGSSLSLASAATTEPESVHSGGTPSQRVESLEALPTLSRNASRSTDRDWETASAASSLASVAEYTGPKLFKEPSSKSNKPIIHNAISHCCLAGKVNEPHKNSILEELEKCDANHYIILFRDAGCQFRALYCYYPDSEEIYKLTGTGPKSITKKMIDKLYKYSSDRKQFNLIPAKTMSVSVDALTIHNHLWQPKRPAVPKKTQPRK; encoded by the exons ATGTCGAGCCGCGATCATATGGAATCCATATATTCCTGCATACGT gTAAATCTTAAAATGAGAGAGATAACAGAGAAAGAAGTTAAGTTAAAACAGCAGTTATTGGAAAGTCCAGCTCATCAAAAG TCCCCCTCCAAGTGGTACTGGAAGTTAGTGCCC GTGCGCTATCGCCGAGAGCACCTGTCCGCGAGGCAGCCGCCCTACTTCCCGCTGTTGGAGGACCTGATGCGGGACGGCAGTGACGGGGCCGCGCTCTTGGCCGTGGTCCACTACTACTGCCCAGAGCAGATGAAGCTGGATG acaTATGCTTGAAGGAGGTCACGTCGATGGCCGACAGCCTGTACAACATCCGGCTTCTGAGAGAGTTCTCAAACGAGTACCTGAACAGATGTTTCTATCTCACCTTAGAGGACATGCTCTATGCTCCCTTAGTGTTGAAG CCGAACGTTATGGTTTTTATTGCCGAGCTCTTCTGGTGGTTTGAGAACGTCAAACCGGATTTCGTTCAGCCCAGGGACGTTCAGGAACTGAAAGATG CTAAAACAGTGTCACATAACAAGAGCAGCCGGCCCCCCGTTCCTATCTCCAACGCCACCAAGCGCAGCTTCCTGGGCAGCCCTGCGGCGGCGAGCCCGGCCGACATGCAGCCTCCCGCTCCGCCGCCGGCCGAGGGCGGCCACAGACACCGTCTGCACGACGAGCCTGAGCACCT GGGGAAGGGGGCCTCTGCCTTTAGCCAGTCACATCCTTTACTGCCCCTGAGACAGAGACAGCAGAAGGCCGTGCAGGGGGAGGGCCCTCCTG ATCAGAGACACCGGTCCAATTCTTTAACCCGAGTTGATGCCCAGCCACGAGGTGCAGCAGCGTGGCCGGATAAAAAGAACAG GCCTGTGTCTCAGCCGGCACCCTTCGCTCCCCACCATGCTGTCAGCTGTGATCTGGACCCTGGCTCCGGTGACAGTGTCAGCCTGGCCCGCTCCATCAGCAAGGATAGCTTGGCCTCCAATATCGTTAACCTGACTCCGCAGAACCAGCCACAGCCCGCAGCGCTGAAGGCCGATGGGAAGAGCCTTCTGAACAATGTTGATATTGAGGATGAGGACGAAGAGCTTGTGGCCATCATTAGAACGGATGTGGCTCCCCATGGCGGTGACCGGGGCCTGCTGACGAGTGCCAGGTCCCCCCAGAGACTGGCAGACACCCTAGAAGGTCAGCCTGACAGCTTCTTCTTGGAGCCGCTGATGCCAGCAGTGCTCAGGCCGGCCAAGGAGAAGCAGGCGATTGCCAAGGAGGAGGAGTGTGGAGAGGGGCGGCCGCGGAGCTTCACATCCAAGAGGCCCAGTGAGGGCCACCAGCCCGTGGTGCGCAAGAGGGCGCCCAGCAGTCACGGTGGTCGTGACTTGAGTAGGACTTTCACCCCGATCTCCTGTCCAGAACTTCCCGTGGCCATGGATCCCGCACCCACGGGGCCGGGGCCGCAGGTGGCAGGGGACGCCCGCGGTGGGCTTCTGGCCAGTGGTGGCTTTGATCTGTTACCTCAGGCGCAGTCTGCCGACGGCTTCTTTCTTCACGAGGACCCCGAGGGCAGGTTTTGCGTCAGCCATGCCAGGAGCCCCGGCGCCCACGACCCAGAGCCGTGGGTTGTCCCGAGGCAGGACTCGGACTCCGACGTCGCAGACCTGGAGGAAGCCGAGCAGGATTTCGTGGGCGAGGAGCACCCTGTGGTGATGGCCAGGTACGTCGGCGAGGAGGAGTCGGCGAAGCTGCAGGAGGACATGCAGGTGAAGGAGCACGAGGACAAGGACGACGCCAGCGGCCGCTCGAGCCCATGTCTGAGCACCGTGTCGCAGATCAGCAGCGTCTCCATGGCTAGCGGCAGCGTGAAGATGACCAGCTTCGCGGAGCGGAAGTTCCAGAGGCTCAACAGCTGCGAGACCAAGTCCAGCACCAGCAGCTCGCAGAAGACCACGCCCGACGCCTCGGAGAGCTGCCCGGCCCCGCTGACGACGTGGAagcagaggagggagcagagcccgagccggcagagcagggagcacgcCAGCCTGCTGGCCTCCGAGCTCGCACAGCTGCACATGCAGCTGGAGGAGAAGCGCCGGGCCATCGAAGCGCAGAAGAAGAAGATGGAGGCTCTGTCGGCCCGGCAGCGGCTGAAGCTGGGCAAGGCCGCCTTCCTGCACGTGGTCAAGAAGGGGAAGGCCGACGGCGCCCCCCAGCCGCGGAAGCCGGACCACTTGGCGGGAGAATACGCTCAGCACAACGGAGAGGACTTTGATGGCGGGGTTTCCAAAACGGAGGAGTTTCTCCTGAAGGAGGAGGGGCGGGAGGGCGCGCTGCCATCTCCAGATGTGgacgcggagagcctgcttctcctgcagcATAAAGCGAAAGCCCCCGCCGCGCTGCCCGAGCTGGAGAAGAGCAGAGCGCTCTCCGCCGCCCTGCTGGAGGGTGCCGGCGAGGCGGTGGACGTGAGCGAGTGTGACCTGTCCATCGAGAAGCTGAACGAGACCATCAGCACACTGCAGCAGGCCATCCTGCGGATCTcgcagcagcaggagcagctgcTCATGAAGCCCCCCGCAGCCCCGGCCCCGGGCACGACGCAGAACGCCCAGGACCAGAAGGTCAGGGCGGCCATCCACTTCGTGGAGCCGCTCTCCCCACCCGGGACGACCAGTCACCGCAAGCCGCCTCGTCTCGGGCAGGGTCGGAACTCCCGCTCGGGGAGACCAGCTGAGCTGAAAGTGCCGAAGGACAGACAGCAGGCTTCCTCCCGAAGCAAGACCCCGACGCCTAGTATAGAGACCCTCCCTCACTTACGGTCCTTCCCCCCTCGGACCCCCTCCGACCCGGGCTGGGACAGTGTTGCAGAGCCTGGAAATGACCCTCATGACAAGTGCTTCTTCGACAGCTACAGGCTCCACGATGAAAGCAACCAGCGGACATTTGTCTTGTCCTCTTCCAAAGATGCGAACATCCTGTCGGAGCAGATGAGCCTCAAAGAAGTTCTGGATAGCAGTGTGAAGGAGGCGGCGCTCGGCTCCCCGGCTGTCTCCGGGAAGGAGAGCGTCCCTGTGGACGAGCCCCCGAGGAGCAAGGCCAGTCTCATCGAGGTGGACCTCTCGGACCTGAAGGCCCCCGACGAGGACGGAGAGACCGAGGGCCCCCAGAGCTCGGTGGAGCTCACCAGCGAAGGCGATCAGAAGCCGGGGGTCGGCTTCTTCTTCAAG GATGAGCAGAAGGCGGAGGACGAGCTTGCCAAGAAGCGGGCGGCCTTCCTCCTGAAGCAGCAGCGCAAGGCCGAGGAGGCGCGCCTGAGGAAGCAACAGCTGGAGGCCGAGGTGGAGCTCAAGAGAGACGAGGCCCG GCGCAAGGCCGAGGAGGACCGGATccggaaggaggaggagaaggcgcGACGGGAGCTCATCAAGCAGGAGTACCTGCGCAGGAAGCAGCAGCAGATCTtggaggagcaggggctggggaagccGAGAGCCAAGCCCAAGAAGCCGCGGCCCAAGTCCGTCCATAGAGAGGAGTCGGCCAGCGATTCGGGGACCAAGTGCTCCTCGACCC CAGCCGACCCCCTGAGCCGGGCCCAGTCGGGCTCCAGCCTGTCCCTGGCCTCCGCGGCGACCACCGAGCCCGAGAGCGTGCACTCGGGGGGCACGCCTTCCCAGCG AGTTGAGTCCCTGGAAGCCTTGCCCACACTGAGCCGCAACGCCAGCCGGAGCACGGACAGAGACTGGGAGACGGCGTCCGCAGCGTCCTCTCTCGCCTCCGTGGCCGAGTACACAG GTCCCAAGCTCTTCAAGGAGCCCAGTAGCAAGTCGAACAAACCGATTATTCACAATGCTATTTCTCACTGCTGTCTGGCCGGAAAAGTGAATGAACCTCACAAGAATTCAATATTAGAG